A window of Palaemon carinicauda isolate YSFRI2023 chromosome 27, ASM3689809v2, whole genome shotgun sequence contains these coding sequences:
- the LOC137620729 gene encoding dynein light chain 1, cytoplasmic isoform X1: MFCCPSLLARMSSDRKAVVKNADMSEEMQQDAVDCATQAIEKFNIEKDIAAYIKKEFDKKYNPTWHCIVGRNFGSYVTHETKHFIYFYLGQVAILLFKSG, encoded by the exons ATGTTCTGCTGCCCGTCGCTACTAGCAAG GATGTCGTCCGACCGCAAGGCTGTAGTCAAGAATGCTGACATGTCAGAGGAGATGCAGCAGGATGCTGTAGACTGTGCCACGCAGGCTATTGAGAAATTCAATATCGAGAAG GATATTGCTGCATACATTAAGAAAGAATTTGACAAGAAATACAACCCTACTTGGCATTGTATTGTAGGACGCAACTTCGGCAGTTATGTGACACACGAGACCAAGCATTTCATCTACTTTTATTTGGGACAAGTTGCAATTCTCCTATTTAAGAGTGGCTAA
- the LOC137620729 gene encoding dynein light chain 1, cytoplasmic isoform X2, with amino-acid sequence MSSDRKAVVKNADMSEEMQQDAVDCATQAIEKFNIEKDIAAYIKKEFDKKYNPTWHCIVGRNFGSYVTHETKHFIYFYLGQVAILLFKSG; translated from the exons ATGTCGTCCGACCGCAAGGCTGTAGTCAAGAATGCTGACATGTCAGAGGAGATGCAGCAGGATGCTGTAGACTGTGCCACGCAGGCTATTGAGAAATTCAATATCGAGAAG GATATTGCTGCATACATTAAGAAAGAATTTGACAAGAAATACAACCCTACTTGGCATTGTATTGTAGGACGCAACTTCGGCAGTTATGTGACACACGAGACCAAGCATTTCATCTACTTTTATTTGGGACAAGTTGCAATTCTCCTATTTAAGAGTGGCTAA